The Niallia alba genome includes a window with the following:
- a CDS encoding IS1380 family transposase — protein sequence MKLVKFILEDSDDTLTTHSGLGLIGLLLSKTKFYKRFSSLKVPEIKSSPAILNGDVTTSYVGLLCQGKNDFDHIEEFRDDPFFYRALDIQVVPSSPTLRQRLDQIAKVTGWKSIVLEESAKLIRQFDSPVTPTITSDKKSYVPLDIDVSPFDNSNTKKEGVSRTYKGCDGYSPNFSYLGQEGYVVNVELREGSTHVQKDTEKFLEKSIIYSRMITDLSLLVRMDAGNDSVENLKVCVNEKADFIIKRNPRREKPENWLMVAEQFGKCVQEREGKRVFYGALETTPKGMKKAIRQVYKVTERTIDKNGQILLIPDVEFESYWTTLPNETEEIISLYHEHATCEQFHSELKTDLDLERFPSGKFATNELILHLGCLTYNLLRIIGQESLKSGDAPLKRKVFRRRVKTVIQNLITLAAKLVKHSRRIYLKFGNHSPWFPTFKRLYLSFTT from the coding sequence CGGGTCTAGGTTTAATAGGTTTGCTTTTATCAAAAACAAAATTTTACAAACGTTTTTCATCCTTAAAGGTCCCAGAAATCAAGTCGTCTCCGGCCATTCTTAATGGGGATGTTACCACTTCTTATGTGGGTCTATTGTGCCAAGGTAAGAATGATTTCGACCATATCGAAGAATTTCGAGATGATCCCTTCTTTTATCGTGCATTGGATATTCAAGTGGTTCCATCAAGTCCCACACTACGGCAACGACTCGATCAAATTGCCAAGGTGACTGGATGGAAATCCATTGTTCTGGAAGAATCGGCTAAACTAATACGGCAATTTGATTCTCCTGTCACTCCAACAATTACTAGTGACAAAAAATCATACGTACCTCTGGATATTGATGTATCGCCATTTGATAACTCAAATACTAAGAAAGAAGGGGTTAGTCGCACATACAAAGGATGTGACGGGTATTCCCCTAACTTCTCCTATTTGGGTCAAGAAGGCTACGTTGTAAATGTGGAACTTCGGGAGGGAAGCACACACGTTCAAAAGGATACTGAGAAATTTCTCGAGAAAAGTATTATATATTCTCGGATGATTACTGATCTATCGTTATTGGTCCGTATGGATGCAGGAAACGATAGTGTCGAAAACCTAAAAGTTTGTGTGAATGAAAAGGCCGATTTCATAATTAAACGAAATCCTCGCCGTGAAAAGCCTGAAAACTGGCTCATGGTAGCTGAACAATTCGGTAAATGCGTTCAGGAGCGAGAAGGAAAACGTGTATTCTATGGTGCTTTAGAAACAACTCCAAAGGGAATGAAAAAAGCCATTCGCCAAGTCTATAAAGTAACAGAAAGAACGATTGATAAAAACGGCCAAATCCTCTTAATCCCAGATGTTGAGTTTGAGAGCTATTGGACTACCCTACCTAATGAAACAGAGGAAATAATTAGCCTTTATCACGAACATGCCACTTGTGAACAATTCCACAGTGAATTAAAAACGGATTTAGACCTAGAACGTTTCCCTTCTGGGAAATTTGCCACCAATGAATTAATCTTACATCTTGGATGTTTAACCTACAATCTCCTTCGGATTATTGGCCAAGAAAGCCTGAAATCAGGGGATGCGCCGCTTAAAAGAAAGGTCTTCCGTCGCCGAGTAAAAACGGTTATCCAGAATTTGATTACATTAGCTGCAAAATTGGTAAAGCATTCCCGAAGAATTTACTTAAAGTTTGGAAATCATAGTCCTTGGTTTCCTACTTTTAAACGACTGTATCTTTCATTTACAACATAA
- a CDS encoding YolD-like family protein, translating into MILKELGRSRLIVINYYKNGLLETIKGQVQKLNLIDQTIDLKDDNENTYQIRLSWIQDICAVH; encoded by the coding sequence ATGATTCTCAAAGAATTAGGAAGAAGTAGGCTTATTGTTATTAATTATTATAAGAATGGTTTGTTAGAAACAATTAAGGGGCAGGTTCAGAAGCTCAATCTGATCGATCAAACGATTGATCTAAAAGATGACAACGAAAATACGTATCAAATTCGTTTGTCATGGATACAAGATATATGTGCTGTACATTAA